A stretch of the Rosa rugosa chromosome 5, drRosRugo1.1, whole genome shotgun sequence genome encodes the following:
- the LOC133712141 gene encoding exocyst complex component EXO84A, protein MDSKTPIHISHSSSLGNSLEFEQHLPLKDRLKSFKSTHFEPDEFVTAKCHAMTEKEVKNLCSYLLELKRASAEEMRKSVYANYSAFIRTSKEITDLEGQLLSMRNLLSTQAALVHGLSEGVLVDSMSASQDDYDDEDTSDENRPLSETEKWFAEFLDTLEVLLAERRVNEAMAALDEGERTVYKAVDKRTITRAAFLSFQTTINGQRQRLVDQIAETMLQPSIGADELRSAVVALKKLGDGSRAHTLLLRSHCQKLQSNMKNLNSSTTSYGGAYITTLSQILFRFIAQAASDSLAVFSEDHAYTSELVTWAVKQTEAYALLLKRHVLASAAAAGSLSVAAECVHICLGHCSLLEARGLCLSPVLLRLFRPFVEQALSCNLRRIEQSSCALAVADDWFLLHPTIGTRPLGSASSLPSLSANQPKLSSSAYRFNAMVQELLEDVAPLETLQLDGPALEGVLQVFNSYVNLLIHALPGAVESEEEVPIIVSMAETEAQQMALLANASLLADELLPRAAMKLLPFQQGQTNRSMPEMTPRRSSDKQSRVPDPGREWKRRLQRSVEQLRDSFCRLHALDLIFTEDGDTRLNAQMYTCMDESVEPEWFPSPILQELFAKLTRMANIATDMFVGRERFATILLMRLTETVILWLSEDQNFWAEIEEGPRPLGPLGLQQFYLDMQFVLLFASQGRYLSRHLHQVIKNIIARAIEAVHATGIDPYSVLPEDDWFAEVAQIAIKMLIGKASFSNVEEDGLSPTYSMSGKSPSIHSHGSETNLAHHYREQ, encoded by the exons ATGGACTCGAAGACACCGATACATATTTCACATTCGTCGAGTTTAGGAAATTCTTTGGAGTTTGAACAACATCTACCACTTAAGGATAGGCTGAAGTCCTTCAAATCCACTCATTTCGAACCAGATGAATTTGTCACCGCCAAATGCCACGCCATGACTGAGAAG GAAGTAAAGAACCTGTGCTCCTACCTTCTTGAACTAAAGAGGGCATCTGCCGAGGAAATGCGTAAAAGTGTGTATGCTAATTATTCGGCTTTTATCCG TACATCTAAGGAGATCACTGACCTTGAGGGACAGCTCCTTTCCATGAGAAATCTCTTATCTACTCAAGCAGCTTTAGTTCATGGTTTATCTGAAGGAGTTCTAGTTGATTCAATGTCTGCTTCTCAGGATGATTATGACGACGAGGACACATCTGATGAAAACAGACCCCTTTCCGAGACAGAAAAATGGTTTGCAGAATTTTTGGACACTCTGGAAGTCCTATTGGCCGAAAGAAGGGTGAATGAAGCTATGGCTGCCTTGGATGAAGGAGAGCGTACAGTTTATAAAGCTGTTGACAAGCGAACTATAACCCGAGCTGCATTCTTGTCATTCCAGACTACCATCAATGGACAGAGACAAAGATTAGTAGATCAGATTGCAGAGACTATGTTGCAGCCTTCAATTGGTGCTGATGAACTTCGATCAGCTGTTGTAGCTCTCAAAAAGCTCGGGGATGGTTCCCGTGCGCATACGTTGCTGCTCAGGTCTCACTGTCAGAAGTTGCAGTCTAATATGAAAAACCTTAATTCCTCAACCACTTCATATGGAGGAGCATACATCACTACATTATCGCAAATACTGTTTCGTTTCATTGCACAAGCAGCAAGTGACTCCTTGGCGGTTTTCAGTGAGGACCATGCTTATACATCTGAGCTTGTGACATGGGCAGTCAAACAGACCGAGGCTTATGCTCTTCTACTAAAGAGGCATGTTCTAGCATCAGCAGCGGCTGCTGGGAGTCTAAGTGTTGCTGCCGAGTGTGTTCATATATGCTTGGGTCATTGTTCTTTGCTAGAAGCTCGCGGATTGTGCCTCTCTCCTGTTCTGTTGAGACTATTTAGGCCATTTGTCGAACAGGCATTGAGTTGCAACTTAAGGAGAATTGAACAAAGCAGCTGTGCATTAGCTGTTGCGGACGATTGGTTTCTTCTTCATCCAACAATTGGTACACGCCCTTTGGGTTCTGCTTCCTCTCTTCCTAGTTTAAGTGCAAACCAGCCAAAGCTTTCAAGCAGTGCTTACAGATTCAATGCAATGGTTCAG GAACTTCTAGAGGACGTGGCGCCCCTCGAGACTCTTCAGCTAGATGGTCCAGCATTAGAAGGCGTTTTACAAGTGTTCAACTCCTATGTCAATTTGCTGATCCATGCACTACCTGGTGCCGTAGAGAGCGAAGAGGAAGTTCCTATAATTGTTAGCATGGCAGAGACAGAGGCACAACAGATGGCTTTGTTAGCTAATGCATCATTGTTAGCAGACGAGCTGCTCCCACGCGCTGCCATGAAGCTTTTGCCCTTCCAGCAGGGTCAAACTAACAGGTCGATGCCAGAGATGACCCCTAGGAGAAGTTCGGACAAACAAAGCCGCGTTCCAGACCCAGGCAGGGAATGGAAGCGGCGGCTTCAGCGTTCAGTTGAACAGTTGAGAGATAGCTTCTGTAGACTCCATGCTCTTGATCTCATCTTCACAGAAGATGGCGATACGCGTCTCAACGCGCAAATGTACACATGCATGGATGAAAGTGTAGAGCCTGAATGGTTCCCATCTCCAATTCTTCAGGAACTCTTTGCAAAGCTGACAAGGATGGCAAACATTGCAACTGATATGTTTGTGGGAAGGGAAAGGTTTGCAACTATCTTATTAATGAGACTCACGGAGACTGTGATCCTCTGGCTTTCTGAGGATCAAAACTTTTGGGCGGAGATAGAAGAGGGCCCAAGGCCATTAGGCCCTCTTGGACTTCAACAG TTCTATTTGGACATGCAGTTTGTGCTGCTTTTTGCATCACAAGGCAGATACCTATCGCGGCATCTGCATCAAGTTATAAAAAACATTATTGCTCGAGCTATCGAAGCGGTTCATGCTACTGGAATAGACCCTTACAG TGTATTGCCAGAAGATGACTGGTTTGCTGAAGTAGCTCAAATTGCAATTAAAATGTTGATTGGGAAAGCTAGCTTCTCCAATGTAGAAGAAGATGGTCTCAGCCCCACTTATTCAATGTCAGGAAAATCTCCATCTATCCATTCTCATGGCAGTGAGACCAATCTTGCCCACCACTATAGAGAGCAGTAG